One window from the genome of Pseudomonas frederiksbergensis encodes:
- the yidD gene encoding membrane protein insertion efficiency factor YidD has protein sequence MRKLALVPIQFYRYAISPLMASHCRFYPSCSCYAYEAIENHGLLRGGWLTFRRLGRCHPWNPGGYDPVPPIPTSRSSSMAE, from the coding sequence TGGCACTCGTTCCGATCCAGTTTTATCGCTACGCCATTAGTCCTTTGATGGCCAGTCACTGTCGTTTCTACCCCAGTTGTTCCTGCTACGCGTACGAAGCCATAGAAAATCATGGCCTCCTGCGCGGTGGCTGGCTGACCTTTCGTCGTTTAGGTCGCTGTCATCCGTGGAATCCCGGCGGTTATGACCCGGTTCCGCCTATCCCTACCTCCCGTTCTTCTTCGATGGCCGAGTAA